From the Hemicordylus capensis ecotype Gifberg chromosome 1, rHemCap1.1.pri, whole genome shotgun sequence genome, the window GCCGCCCAGGAAGCAGAGAGACTGCTTAAGGAACTTGAGCAGAATGCAACCCATCCCCAAAGGCTGGAGATAGAGTCCATATTTAATGAAGCACAAACATTGGTAGAACATGAGATCGCAGCTTATTACAAAGCAGGCAACACGGTATCAGAGGAATTTGATGAAGGTATTCAGGATGTAATCTTTAGGCTCACTCAGGTGAAAACCGGAGGGAAAATCTCTCTGCGGAAAGCCAGGTATCGCACTTTAACCAAAGTATGTGCTGTTCAAGAGATTATAGACAGCTGTACAAAGCAGCAGCCTTCTCTGCCACTGTCCAGTGATGCACACCCTTCTGTTTCTAAGATTAACTCTGTCATGAGTGACGTGAACAAAGCAAAAGGCACCCTGATTGCTGTTCTAATGGGAGTAAACAACAATGAGACTTGCAGGCATTTATCCTGTGTGCTTACAGGCATGATCGCTGACCTGGATGCCTTAGATGTATGTGGCCACCCAGAAATAAGAAACTATCGCAAAGAAGTTGTGGAAGAGATCAATAGATTGCAGAAATACCTAGATCTAGACGAAGAAGCAGATTCCAATTATGCTTACGATTTGGCACAGAACAGATGCATTGTAAAAATAGAAGAAATCCGCAAGATGATGAAAGAGGTTCATACTTCTCTTCTAAAAGTGGAGAAAGCTTCTGATTTGTACTTGAGGGCAAAGACAAAGCTGCAGGGTTTAATTGCCCAGTTGGACGAAGTGAGCCCAGGCAAAAACCCATGCATCCGGGAGGCAAGGAGGCGTGTAGTGATAGAAGTGCAAACTCTCATAACATATATTGACTTAAAGGAGGCACTTGACAAACGACAGACATTTGCAGAACAAACGGAGCCTCCGTCACACAAAGCAGTTTGGAATATTCTTGGAAACCTTTCTCAGATTCAGCAGGAAGTGCTGTCTTTTGATGGGAACAGAAATGATAAGAATTATATGAGGTTGGAGGAGCTCCTTACAAAGCAACTCCTAGCACTTGATGCTATAGACCCTGCTGGAGACGAGCGCTCGAAAGTAGCTAGGAAACAGGCAGTGAAGCTTGCACAGAATATTCTCTACTATCTGGACATGAAGACAGATGAATGGGAGTACTAAAATAGCAGAGGTCTTGTACCTGAGAGATTGCTTCCTCTTTCACACTTTATGGCAACCAAACTCCCATAAAACGCTACAAGACCAAAAGTTTTATGTCCTTGTAGAGGCTGAGTCCATGTAGGACTGGGCTATGCAGCAGCTCTGTCTCTGTTATAGTTGGACAGTGACTACAGTCCATATGCCATTTGTGTTACTGTTTTGGAGACAGTCCTCTCTTTCTTGGAATTTGTAAGGTCCTGTAATCTGTAATGGAGAGTTGCAGAACTGCCCAGCTTTTGGCCAAGCCACCCCACATAGAATTCTAATGCACCATGAAATAATGCAGTCAGAGTTTTCATAAAAAAATCAGTCAAGGCAAAAATTGAAGGAAGAAAATGGGAGCTAAAGTTGGTTTGCCATATGCCAGCTTAGATGTCACAGTTGTCTGACACAGCACAGCACGgagaagcttttaaaacactgttGCAATCCAAAGGATTAAACACAAATTACTCACTGTTTTCCCCCCTGTATGTTTGATTTAGTCTTGCTCACTTAAGGTTTGGTTGTACTACATcacaatttttaatatttttggcTTTGTAGAACTGTCTCTTTAGCTTAGAGATAAGCGACAAATCACATACCCTGAAGCAGAAGTAAGTCATCTGCAGCTGTTCAGGGTGGTCATCCTGGGAAAAATGTTATCCTTTGTAAAACCAGAACTACACCAGCATAAAGGAATAGTGGGACTTCAGGCAGAGAGAAATCATAgcataaactaaaaaaaaaacccaccacaaacCACTGCTAACAAATTGTATTGAGCTCTTTAGAAGTGGAGAGGCTTCCCAAACTGAACTTGGAGATATGGAGCTGCTTTAGCCCAGTTCTGTGATGTCCAAAATTACTTATTGATTGACATGCCGCCCAGGGTCTCTTGTTTCTCTGCATTTTTCTGGATCAAATTAGAAACAATTCCTACTTCTGGCTTAATAGAAAATCTAGCAAGTGCTCTCGCACATGAATTTGGCCCATTGGTGTTTGTCAAGATCTCGTGTTGCTCACACACCCCAAATTCTTCTCGGCTTAAAGTTGCTTTGAGCTATTTCGGTAATATCAACAGTACTCTTAGTGAGACATAAAGGCAACATGTACTACTATGTATATGTCCTTGACTTACTTATCTTACTCTTAGCTAGTTTTTAACCTTGCAAGCAATTGAAATTGCTTGTGGTGAAGGAGGATATCCGAGGAAGAGGGAAGTGTtcccttagaagggactccttctgtggatgatgCGCCTATATTGTCTTGCACAGGGAatactctggggggtgggggcctcctagtagtgggtgattaaatcattaggggcatagagagatgggtgtgACCCACGcgtagactgcatggtgacttacctgcctggtgtgaaggttgtggacatcacatgGTGTCACAAGGCAGAGCTTGTGAGGAATCAGCTGACATGGTGCCTGTCAGCACCAGTGATGTTGGGGAAATATATtttggaggtcctggaagccaaatttaggctgctaggtagcatattgaagtccaggacccccaaattAGCAATCTCAGAATACCTCTTCGATGCACAAGGCTAGcaagaaaggtagagctgaggggtctcaatgcctGGATAAGACGGTGGTGTGGGTGGAGGGGTTTAGGTTTGTTAGGCACTGCAAAACATCTTGGGACAAGATGAGCCTGTACAAAACGGATGGGttccatttgaaccaagatggaatcactgctggcacttaaattcaaaaaggttgcagaacaccTTTTACAATTATGCCTGGAGGATAGCCAACCAGAACCGGGCAATATCTGGTTTGgtaaatgccatcccttaaggca encodes:
- the BAG5 gene encoding BAG family molecular chaperone regulator 5; translation: MDMGNQHPSIKRLQEIQKEVKESESQVIAFSGLTSDRAYKNLERTLTKQLFEIDSVDAEGRGDVQQARKRAAQEAERLLKELEQNATHPQRLEIESIFNEAQTLVEHEIAAYYKAGNTVSEEFDEGIQDVIFRLTQVKTGGKISLRKARYRTLTKVCAVQEIIDSCTKQQPSLPLSSDAHPSVSKINSVMSDVNKAKGTLIAVLMGVNNNETCRHLSCVLTGMIADLDALDVCGHPEIRNYRKEVVEEINRLQKYLDLDEEADSNYAYDLAQNRCIVKIEEIRKMMKEVHTSLLKVEKASDLYLRAKTKLQGLIAQLDEVSPGKNPCIREARRRVVIEVQTLITYIDLKEALDKRQTFAEQTEPPSHKAVWNILGNLSQIQQEVLSFDGNRNDKNYMRLEELLTKQLLALDAIDPAGDERSKVARKQAVKLAQNILYYLDMKTDEWEY